TACGCGCGCACCTTCGGGCAATGCAGATGAGTTAATCGGCAGCGCCATGGGCCTGCTCGGCGTGGCCTACCGCTACGGCGGCACATCAGCCTCTACCGGCTTTGACTGCAGCGGCTTCATGCAACACATCTTTAAACGCGCCATGGGCGTAAACCTGCCGCGCACCTCTGCCGAACAAGCGCAAATGGGCGTTGCCGTGAGTCGTTCCGAATTGCAGCCGGGCGACATGGTCTTTTTCCGCACCATGGGCCGCGGCCGTATTTCCCACGTCGGCCTTTACATCGGCAACAACAATTTCATTCACGCGCCGAGAACGGGTAAACGTATCGAAATTACCAGCCTCGGCCACAAATATTGGAACGGAAAATACGCCTTTGCCCGCCGCGTGAAGAAAAACGACCCATCCCGTTTCTTGAATTGAGGTGCACGATGGCGATGCCGCAAATGCCCAAATGGTATGACGACGACGGTCAGATTGTTTCCTGCACCGAAAAAGTCAAAGTCATGACCGAAAACTTAAACGAACTGTACCAAATAGCGCAGGACGCATTTGAAGACGCGCTGCTGATGGGTTGCTCCGAAAAACAGTTGCGCGAATACTTCCGCGACTTAATGGCCGGACTAGAAAACCCTTATCAAAAAAACGGTTAGTTATTCGATCCATACAAAAAAGGCCGTCTGAAGATTTTTCAGACGGCTTTTTTTATCGGGCAGATCCCCTACCCTATTGCTAACATTCCACCACGCGCACGGATACCGGTACGGCTTTTTTCTGCAAGGTAATAGCCAAACCTGCGAGTGAGGTTTCTTTATAAGTTGCCTTCATATCGCGGCCGGTTTGCAACATAGTTTGAATCACTTCATCAAGTGAGACTTTTTTGTCTGTGCCGTCTTCCAAAAGCGCGAGGGTGGCGAGCTTGAGGGCTTTTTCGGCGGCGATGCCGTTACGCTCGATACAGGGGATTTGCACCAAGCCGCCGACAGGGTCGCAGGTCAGACCCAAGTGGTGTTCCATGGCCATTTCGGCGGCGTTTTCCACTTGTTTCGGGGTACCGCCGATAACTTCGGCGTATGCGCCTGCCGTCATGGAACACGCCACGCCGACTTCACCTTGGCAACCGACGTCCGCGCCAGAAATCGACGCGTTGGTTTTATACAAAATACCGATAGCGCCGGCAGTCAGCAGGAAATCTTCGACACGCGATTGGTTAGCGTGCGGATTGAATTTGCGGAAATAGTGCAATACGGCAGGAATAATGCCTGCCGCGCCGTTGGTCGGTGCGGTGACGACACGTCCGCCGGCGGCATTTTCTTCATTGACCGCCATGGCGTACACCATCGGCCAAAGTTGGGTATTGACGATTTCGCTCTCGCGCAGGACTTTGAGTTTGGCCGCCAACTGCGGCGCGCGTCGGCGAACGTTCAAGCCGCCGGGCAACTGCCCTTCCGCGCCCAAGCCGCGCTTGATGCAGTTTTCCATCACATCGGCTACGGCAGCCACACGGCGGCGCACTTCCACTTCATCGCAACCTGCCAACGCTGCTTCATTGGCCAACACGACTTCGGAAATATTCAACTGGTTCAGACGGCATTGTGCCAGCAACTCGTCGCAGTTTTTGTATGGATACGGCACATCACCATTTTCCTGCGCCTCTTGTGCAAATCCTTCGTCTGTTACGATAAAACCGCCGCCAACCGAATAATAAATCTGCTCTTTCAGCTTCTGGCCGTCTGAATGGTAGGCGATAAAGTTCAAACCGTTCGGATGTTTGGGCAACACTTTGTCGCCGCGGATATCCAAATCTTTTTCGGGATTGAAGGCCATTTCGCGGCCGTTGAGTTTTAAAACGTGCTGCGTGCGGATGCGTTCCAAGCGTTGGGGATGTCTGCAAGCGGAATATCGTGCGGCAGGCTGCCTTCCAAACCGAGCAATAATGCGTCGAATGTGCCGTGTCCGATACCGGTCAAAGCAAGTGAGCCGTACACTTCAATGACAATGCGCGCCACTTGTGTATCCAAGTTTTCGGCATGCAGCAAATCGGCAAAAGCGGCCGCGGCCTTCATCGGGCCGACGGTGTGCGAGCTGGACGGGCCGATGCCGATTTTAAAAATATCAAAGATACTGATCATAAGGTTTTCCTATCATTGTGTGTGCGGGCTGGCTGTTTTTCAGACGGCCTTAAAGCCTAAAGAGGAATCTTTTGCACCGCTTGCCAATGCAAGTACCAAATGTCCGACAGTCATCAAAGGATCGCCTGCTTCCGGCGATGTGTATTTCAGCATCAGCGGTTTTTTACGCAAGGGTTCGTAATGGCTGACTTTACAATGCGGGTCTTCCAAACTTGTAGAACCGGCGCGGTATCTGTATGCCAACAGCCGTAAATCGTTCAAGTCCATCTTCATGCCGTTATCCAACAATTCGCGCAACTGGTTTTCCCAGGCAATATCGGTACTTCCGTCTTTAATGGCAATCAAGATGGACTTTTCGAGGATTTTTTTGAT
This region of Neisseria subflava genomic DNA includes:
- a CDS encoding C40 family peptidase, translated to MNFLLRLAAVWTSVAMLASVNFSYADDLENLITTRQRVLNQFNDNANVYGNTRQATPVHPTNTYPAASNNTRAPSGNADELIGSAMGLLGVAYRYGGTSASTGFDCSGFMQHIFKRAMGVNLPRTSAEQAQMGVAVSRSELQPGDMVFFRTMGRGRISHVGLYIGNNNFIHAPRTGKRIEITSLGHKYWNGKYAFARRVKKNDPSRFLN